Proteins encoded together in one Balearica regulorum gibbericeps isolate bBalReg1 chromosome 3, bBalReg1.pri, whole genome shotgun sequence window:
- the COX7A2L gene encoding cytochrome c oxidase subunit 7A2-like, mitochondrial isoform X1, which translates to MYYKFNGFTQRLVGAAASAAYNPQGLKPIVSTESPALIFGTTTKLASDIPATDSFLGKNKVPDLQKLFQKADGLPVHLKRGVPDKLLYRTTMALTIGGTIYCLVALYMASQPRNQK; encoded by the exons atGTATTACAAGTTCAACGGCTTCACGCAGAGGCTGGTTGGGGCAGCCGCGTCCGCCGCCTACAACCCCCAG GGACTCAAACCAATAGTTTCCACTGAATCCCCAGCTCTGATTTTTGGGACAACAACTAAACTTGCTTCAGATATACCAGCAACTGATTCTTTCTTGGGTAAAAACAAGGTGCCAGACCTACAGAAACTTTTTCAG AAAGCAGATGGACTGCCAGTACACCTGAAACGAGGAGTTCCAGATAAGCTGCTTTATCGGACCACTATGGCTCTAACAATAGGCGGGACTATCTACTGTCTAGTAGCACTGTACATGGCCTCACAACCAAGAAACCAAAAGTAA
- the COX7A2L gene encoding cytochrome c oxidase subunit 7A2-like, mitochondrial isoform X2: MYYKFNGFTQRLVGAAASAAYNPQKADGLPVHLKRGVPDKLLYRTTMALTIGGTIYCLVALYMASQPRNQK; the protein is encoded by the exons atGTATTACAAGTTCAACGGCTTCACGCAGAGGCTGGTTGGGGCAGCCGCGTCCGCCGCCTACAACCCCCAG AAAGCAGATGGACTGCCAGTACACCTGAAACGAGGAGTTCCAGATAAGCTGCTTTATCGGACCACTATGGCTCTAACAATAGGCGGGACTATCTACTGTCTAGTAGCACTGTACATGGCCTCACAACCAAGAAACCAAAAGTAA